The Amblyomma americanum isolate KBUSLIRL-KWMA chromosome 3, ASM5285725v1, whole genome shotgun sequence genome window below encodes:
- the Cse1 gene encoding chromosome segregation 1: MEITDNNLSTLASYLQQTLQADATTRRNAEKFLETVELNQNYPVLLLHLVDKADVELMVRVAGAIAFKNYVKRHWAVPEDGADRVHPSDRAAVREMVVGLMLRSPEQLQKQLSDAVSIIGREDFPARWPNLLPEMIGHFQSGEFHIINGVLRTAHSLFKRYRYEFKSQELWTEIKHVLDNFAKPFTDLFVATMELAKTHASNPTALKVIFSSLVLIAKVFYSLNYQDLPEIFEDNMEIWMTHFLALLTADNKLLQTEQDEEAGLLEQLKSQICDNVGLYAQKYDEEFQAYLPGFVTAVWHLLTTTGPQAKYDILVSNAIHFLSAVAERPHYKQLFEDASVLSSICEKVIIPNMEFRASDEELFEDNPEEYVRKDIEGSDIDTRRRAACDMVRALSKHFEQKITTTFSQYITAMLQLFAKEPARNWKNKDVAIYLVTSMAVKAQTAKLGTTQTSSLVNVVDFYQEFIAPDLQNQNLTEFPVLKADAIKYLMVFRNQLPKQVILQSLPHVVHLFLAPSYVVHTYAASAVDKLFTMKDPQGKAVIMASDVGHISEQLLKNMFQSFNHPGSAENEYTMKAVMRTFSLLQENILPYLGQLLPTLTAKLVQASKNPTKPHFNHFLFETLSLSIRIACGKDPLAVTSFESSLFPVFQDILQQDVQEFVPYVFQLLSLMLECHGSPVPDPYMALFPCLLAPVLWERPGNIHPLVRLLQAFIERGAAQILAADRLMGLLGVFQKLIASKTNDHEGFYIVQSILEHMSADAVGQYIKQIFLLLFQRLQSSKTTKFVRGLLVFFSLYVYRYGAPALISTVDSIQAKMFGMVLERLVIADVQKVTGQLERKICAVGITKLLTEAPALIEGEYAQFWGPLLQALVDLFELPEDDSVPDDEHFVEIEDTPGYQTAYSQLIFAGKKEPDPFKGAIPDARLHLVQSLQKLSAAYPGRLAPLINSSLQPAANSFLQRYFQMANVQLS; this comes from the coding sequence ATGGAAATAACTGACAACAATTTGAGTACGCTTGCTTCTTACCTTCAGCAGACGCTGCAGGCGGACGCGACGACGCGGCGAAATGCGGAGAAATTTCTCGAGACAGTAGAGCTGAACCAGAATTACCCGGTTCTGCTGCTGCACCTCGTGGACAAAGCCGATGTCGAGCTGATGGTTCGCGTGGCCGGCGCGATTGCATTCAAGAACTACGTTAAGCGCCACTGGGCGGTTCCCGAGGACGGTGCCGACCGGGTGCACCCGAGCGACCGAGCCGCCGTGCGGGAGATGGTGGTGGGCCTCATGCTGCGCAGCCCCGAGCAGCTGCAGAAGCAGCTTAGCGACGCCGTCAGCATCATCGGCCGCGAGGACTTCCCCGCGCGCTGGCCCAACCTGCTGCCCGAGATGATCGGTCACTTCCAGAGTGGCGAGTTCCACATTATCAACGGTGTGCTGCGCAccgcgcactctctcttcaagcgcTACCGCTACGAGTTCAAGTCGCAGGAGCTTTGGACCGAGATCAAGCACGTTCTGGACAACTTTGCCAAGCCCTTCACCGACCTGTTCGTGGCCACCATGGAGCTGGCCAAGACGCACGCGAGCAACCCCACCGCCCTGAAGGTAATATTCAGCTCTCTGGTCCTCATCGCCAAGGTGTTCTACAGCCTGAACTACCAAGATCTGCCGGAGATATTTGAGGACAACATGGAGATCTGGATGACGCACTTCCTCGCCCTCCTGACGGCAGACAACAAACTCCTGCAGACCGAGCAAGACGAAGAGGCGGGGCTGCTGGAGCAGCTCAAGTCCCAAATCTGCGACAACGTGGGCCTGTACGCGCAGAAGTACGACGAGGAGTTCCAGGCGTACCTGCCGGGTTTCGTCACCGCGGTGTGGCACCTTCTGACAACTACCGGGCCGCAGGCCAAGTACGACATCCTGGTCAGCAATGCCATACATTTCCTCTCTGCTGTCGCTGAGCGACCCCATTACAAGCAGCTCTTCGAAGATGCCAGTGTGCTCAGTTCAATTTGTGAGAAGGTAATAATACCAAACATGGAGTTTCGCGCAAGCGATGAAGAATTGTTTGAGGACAACCCCGAGGAGTATGTGCGTAAGGACATTGAAGGCTCGGATATTGATACTCGACGGCGTGCAGCATGTGACATGGTGCGTGCTTTGTCCAAACACTTTGAGCAGAAGATCACCACTACGTTCTCTCAGTACATTACAGCCATGTTGCAACTCTTTGCCAAAGAGCCAGCACGGAACTGGAAGAACAAAGATGTCGCCATCTATCTCGTCACGTCCATGGCCGTCAAAGCACAGACTGCCAAGCTGGGCACCACACAGACCAGCTCACTTGTCAATGTCGTAGACTTCTACCAGGAGTTCATTGCCCCAGACCTCCAAAACCAGAACCTGACCGAGTTTCCCGTACTGAAGGCTGATGCAATCAAGTACTTGATGGTATTCCGAAACCAGCTGCCAAAGCAAGTGATTCTTCAGAGTCTGCCCCATGTGGTACATTTGTTCCTCGCTCCAAGCTATGTGGTTCACACTTACGCTGCCAGTGCCGTGGACAAGTTGTTCACTATGAAAGACCCACAGGGGAAGGCTGTGATCATGGCCTCTGACGTGGGGCACATTTCGGAGCAGCTGCTGAAGAACATGTTTCAGTCCTTCAACCATCCAGGATCTGCAGAGAATGAGTACACCATGAAGGCAGTGATGCGCACCTTCTCCCTGCTGCAGGAGAACATCCTGCCATACCTTGGTCAGCTGCTTCCCACTCTGACGGCTAAGCTGGTGCAGGCCAGCAAGAACCCCACAAAGCCTCACTTCAACCACTTCCTGTTTGAGACGCTCAGTTTGTCCATCCGTATTGCTTGTGGGAAGGACCCATTGGCCGTGACGAGCTTTGAGAGCAGCCTCTTTCCAGTGTTCCAGGACATTCTTCAGCAGGATGTCCAGGAATTTGTTCCCTATGTTTTCCAGCTGCTGTCCCTCATGCTGGAGTGCCATGGCTCGCCAGTACCAGACCCGTACATGGCCCTTTTCCCCTGCCTGCTTGCTCCAGTGCTGTGGGAGCGACCAGGAAACATTCATCCCCTAGTCCGTCTGCTGCAAGCCTTCATAGAGCGCGGGGCAGCCCAAATTCTAGCTGCTGACCGCCTTATGGGACTGCTTGGTGTCTTTCAGAAGCTCATTGCCTCCAAAACGAATGACCATGAAGGATTCTACATTGTGCAGAGCATCCTTGAACACATGAGTGCTGATGCGGTGGGTCAATACATCAAGCAGATTTTCTTGCTCCTCTTTCAGCGGCTGCAAAGTTCGAAGACTACAAAATTTGTGCGAGGCTTGCTGGTCTTCTTTAGTCTGTATGTGTACAGGTATGGTGCACCTGCCCTTATCTCCACAGTTGACAGCATTCAGGCAAAGATGTTTGGCATGGTGCTGGAGCGGCTGGTCATCGCCGATGTCCAAAAGGTCACAGGCCAGCTGGAACGGAAGATCTGCGCTGTCGGCATTACCAAGCTGCTCACGGAGGCTCCCGCCCTCATCGAAGGGGAGTATGCGCAGTTTTGGGGCCCCCTGCTGCAGGCGTTGGTCGACCTCTTTGAACTGCCCGAGGATGACAGTGTGCCGGATGATGAGCACTTTGTGGAGATTGAGGACACGCCAGGCTACCAGACGGCCTATTCACAGCTGATCTTTGCTGGCAAGAAGGAGCCCGACCCGTTCAAGGGAGCTATCCCTGATGCTCGGCTGCATCTGGTGCAGAGTTTGCAGAAGCTGTCGGCCGCCTACCCCGGCCGCCTGGCTCCCCTCATCAATAGCTCTTTGCAGCCAGCAGCCAACAGCTTTCTGCAGCGCTATTTCCAGATGGCCAATGTGCAGCTTTCATGA